The sequence ACACCGACCGCAGCGGCGCCTACACCATCGACAGCCCGGCCAACGTCGGCACCTTCAGCTGGCTGAAGGCCGACCTCGTGCAGCCGGGCCTGACGTACGCCAACCCGGCCACCACCGACCGCAAGACCGCCTTCGCCGACTTCGCCGCCGGCAAGACCGCCATGCTCAACGGCCACCCCTCGCTGATCTCCATGGCCACCGAGGGCAAGGTCGACTACGGCGTGGCGCCCATCCCCGGCAAGAACGGGCCCCTCAAGTCCACCCTGGGCGTGGCGGACTGGACCATGGCGTTCAAGAAGAACGGCCACGCGGCGCAGATCAGGACCTTCCTCGACTTCGCGTACGCGAAGGAGAACACCCTCAAGTTCGTCGAGACCTACAACCTGATGCCCGTCACCCAGGACACCCTGAAGGAGATGAGCACGGGCGGCAAGCACAAGGACCTCGAGCCCTTCTTCGCCCTGCTGCCCGGCGCCGCCTTCTACCCTCTGGGCGACACCGCCTGGGACGCGGTCTCCGCCGAGCTCAAGAAGGGCATCGGCTCCGCCGTCGCCGACGACCCCGCGAAGGTCCTGGGCGACCTGCAGAAGAAGGCCCAGGCCGCGGTCGCAGGCAAGTAGTCCGCCCGCTCCCCAGGTTCCACGGCAGCGCATCTGCCGCACCCGCGGTTCCCGCCGCACCCGCCGGGCGGCGCGCGCCCTCCCGCGCGCCGCCCGGCCGGCGGGGCCCACACGCCCGGAAGGCACCCTCGTGTCCCTCAAGTCAGCTTCCCCACAAGGCCGCAGGGCCGGTCGGCGCCCGCCCGCCCGCTCCCTCGCCGCCCGGCTCGGTCCACTGCCGTGGATCGGCCCGGCCGTCCTGCTGATCGTCCTGGTGGTCCTGTGGCCGGTCTACGAGATGGTCCGCACCTCCTTCCTGCGGATCAGCACCAGCGGCTTCGTCCGCGGTTCGGCCGGACTCGACAAGTACCGCAAGCTCTTCGACGAGCCCGACCTCGGCCGGGTGCTCGTGCACACCGTGGTCTGGACGCTGGCCGTGGTCGGCCTCACCATGCTCGTCTCGCTGGCCCTCGCCCAGCTCTTCGACCAGCGCTTCCCCGGGCGCCGCTTCACCCGCTGGGCGCTGATCGCTCCCTGGGCGGCGTCCGTGCTGATGACCTCCATCGGCTTCAAGTGGATGCTCAACCGGACCTCCGGGGTGCTCAACACGCTGCTCGCCGACCTGGGGCTGATCGACGGCCCCCGGGACTGGCTCGGCGACCCGGACACCGCCTGGCCCTGGATGATGCTGGTGGCGGTCTTCGTCTCGCTGCCCTTCACCACCTACACCCTGCTCGCCGGCCTCCAGACCGTCCCGGCCGAACTGCACGAGGCGGCCAGGGTGGACGGCGCCACCGCGTTCCAGACCTATCTGCGGATCACGCTGCCGCTGCTGCGGCCGGCCTTCCTGGTCGGCCTGGTGATCAACCTGATCAACGTCTTCAACTCCTTCCCCGTGATCTGGGGCATGACCCAGGGCGGGCCCAACAGCGACACCGCCACCACGACGGTGTTCATGTACCAGTTGAAGAACACCGACATCGGCGAGTCCGCCGCGATGTCCGTCGTCAACTTCGCCCTGGTCGTCCTGATGGTCCTCCTCTTCCTCAGGGTCAGCCGGTGGAACCAGGAGGAGAACTGATGCCCCGTCATGTCACGGTCCGGGCCCGGCGCGAGCCGATCCGCCCCCGCACCCTCGTCGTCGCCGCCGTCGCCTGGGGGCTGGCCGCGCTGTTCCTGCTGCCGTACCTGGAGATGGTCGTCACCGCCGTCCGGCCGGCCGACGAACTGCGCGACGCCGGCTACCTGCCCAGCCACTTCGCCTGGTCCAACCTGGTCGACGTGTGGCGGGACTCCACCCTCGGCACCAACCTCCGGGTCACCCTGCTGGTGGCCGGCGGCTCCACCCTGCTGGCCCTCGCGGTGGCGCTGCCGGCCGCGTACTGCACCGCCCGCACCCGCTTCCGCGGCCGCAAGCTGTTCCTGCTGCTCGTCCTGGTCACCCAGATGTTCCAGCCGACGGCGCTGCTGGTCGGGCTCTACCGCGAGTTCCACCAGCTCGACATGCTCAACTCGGTGTGGACGCTGATCCTCTGCAACGCCGCGTTCAACCTCGCCTTCACCGTCTGGATCCTCACCGCCTACATCGGCTCCATCCCGGTGGCGCTGGAGGAGGCGGCGATGCTCGACGGGCTGAGCCGGTTCGGCACGCTGCGGAAGGTGGTGCTGCCGCTGGCGAGGCCCGGCATCGTCACCGCGGTCGTCTTCACCTTCATCTCCGCCTGGAACGAGTTCGTGATGGGCCTCACGCTCTCCACCCGCTCCGACAGCCAGCCCCTGACCGTCGGCATCAACAGCTTCATCGGCAACTACACCGTCCAGTGGAACTTCCTGTTCGCCGGCTCGGTGCTCGCGATCGTGCCGGTGGTGGTGCTGTTCGCTCTCATCGAGCGGCACGTCGTCTCCGGCCTCACCGCCGGTTCCGTCAAATAGGCGGCCGCCCGGCGGTGCCCGACGCCCCAGCCGGTCACCGCCGGTCGCCGCCGGCCCCACCGGGGGCGGAGACCCGGGCCGCCGCGGGGAAGTCCTTGCGCTTGATCTTGGCCCGGCGGCCGTCGGGGTGGTGGAACACGATGCCCTCCGCCAGGGTCCCCGGGGCGTAGCGGCTCTCCAGCGCCGCGAGGAACTCCCGCAGACCGTCGTAGCTGCGCGGCACGGCGGTGTACACCGGCGCCGCCAGGTCGAACGGCACGCACAGGTGGTCGTCCAGCTCGAGCGGGTTGCCCTGGATCCGCGGGCCGAGGGCCTCGCAGGCGTGCTCGCCGTCCGGCCAGGCGGTCACCTCGGTGTTGCCGGCCGCGGTCAGGATCCACCGGTCCTCGGGACCGTTCGGGTCGGTGTCGACGTACCAGCCGTCGACGATGCCCCGCTTCTTCTGCTCCTTGCTCGGGTTGCGCCGCTTCTCCACCCGCACCAGGTGGCCGCCGCGGACGGTCAGCCGCACATTGGTGCCGTCCAGCTTCTCCGTCGGCGCGCCCTCCCCGGCGAACACCCAGGCGCACTCGGCCCGCGGACGGTCCACCACCCGGAAGTCGCCGTCGCGCTCGAACAGCGTGGGGATCTTCTCCATGACCTGCCTGCCTCTCCTGACCTGCCCGACCAGTTCCTCGTGCGTGATCGCCCCCGCGGCCAGCCCGCTCGCCAGAGCCCGCACCAGGTCGGCGACCGAGACACCGGCATCCACGGCGACGTGCTTGAGCGCCTTCTTCTCCTCCGGCGAGATCCACGCGACCAGCCGTGACCAGCCGTCCGGCGGAGTCCAGCGCGCCAGCCGTTCCGGGTCCTTGCGCGGCCGCCCGCGGCGTACGGGTTGTTCCTCCATGACCGGGAGCGTAGGAGTCGGTTTGATGCTGTGTCAATTGGCATAACAGAAATTCCGGCCA comes from Streptomyces sp. TLI_053 and encodes:
- a CDS encoding carbohydrate ABC transporter permease codes for the protein MPRHVTVRARREPIRPRTLVVAAVAWGLAALFLLPYLEMVVTAVRPADELRDAGYLPSHFAWSNLVDVWRDSTLGTNLRVTLLVAGGSTLLALAVALPAAYCTARTRFRGRKLFLLLVLVTQMFQPTALLVGLYREFHQLDMLNSVWTLILCNAAFNLAFTVWILTAYIGSIPVALEEAAMLDGLSRFGTLRKVVLPLARPGIVTAVVFTFISAWNEFVMGLTLSTRSDSQPLTVGINSFIGNYTVQWNFLFAGSVLAIVPVVVLFALIERHVVSGLTAGSVK
- a CDS encoding sugar ABC transporter permease, encoding MSLKSASPQGRRAGRRPPARSLAARLGPLPWIGPAVLLIVLVVLWPVYEMVRTSFLRISTSGFVRGSAGLDKYRKLFDEPDLGRVLVHTVVWTLAVVGLTMLVSLALAQLFDQRFPGRRFTRWALIAPWAASVLMTSIGFKWMLNRTSGVLNTLLADLGLIDGPRDWLGDPDTAWPWMMLVAVFVSLPFTTYTLLAGLQTVPAELHEAARVDGATAFQTYLRITLPLLRPAFLVGLVINLINVFNSFPVIWGMTQGGPNSDTATTTVFMYQLKNTDIGESAAMSVVNFALVVLMVLLFLRVSRWNQEEN
- a CDS encoding RNA ligase family protein gives rise to the protein MEEQPVRRGRPRKDPERLARWTPPDGWSRLVAWISPEEKKALKHVAVDAGVSVADLVRALASGLAAGAITHEELVGQVRRGRQVMEKIPTLFERDGDFRVVDRPRAECAWVFAGEGAPTEKLDGTNVRLTVRGGHLVRVEKRRNPSKEQKKRGIVDGWYVDTDPNGPEDRWILTAAGNTEVTAWPDGEHACEALGPRIQGNPLELDDHLCVPFDLAAPVYTAVPRSYDGLREFLAALESRYAPGTLAEGIVFHHPDGRRAKIKRKDFPAAARVSAPGGAGGDRR